From Miscanthus floridulus cultivar M001 chromosome 15, ASM1932011v1, whole genome shotgun sequence, the proteins below share one genomic window:
- the LOC136508619 gene encoding probable LRR receptor-like serine/threonine-protein kinase At1g51810 isoform X3: MQVAMKMPAALLVLCLAVSPGLVAHGQLDTLGFISIDCGIAEGAAYADQSTRGLRYVSDAGFADAAAGLNADVNPPYNVKGIADRYLTARYFPNDDGGARRSCYTLRPVTPGGRYLVRATFYYGNYDALNRPPVFDLHLGVNHWVTVNVTAPGAIYIFEAVVVSPADFFQVCLVNRGLGTPFISGLDLRPLQDDMYPEATVNQSLALLNFRRPTATYSFNRYHFWRPASTYPVFRYPFDPYDRLWQAYGDIDAWTNITSSTPIDVSNISSFHTSSKILWSAATPVNGTLIDFAWSLDSSINNDNTSYLLLLYFVEVQRLPSNAVRRFDILVDNSTWNGSQRYSPKYLSAELVKRMVLGSRQHTVSLVATPDATLPPILNAFEIYSMLPMTELATNDADAKAMMAIRTKYALTKNWMGDPCAPKAFAWDGLNCSYFSSGPAWITTLHLSSSGLIGGIDASLGDLKSLQYLDLSNNSLSGPVPDFLAQMPSLTFLDLSSNKLSGPVPAVLLQKHQNGSLVLRIGNNANMCDNGASTCEPKDKNGKRILAIEIVVPIAVATLLFVAALLIFHRLKHKQVTWTANNSRLPSPQERSTAFGNRQFTYKELKLMTANFKEEIGRGGFGAVFLGYLENGSPVAIKMCSKTSQGDKEFSAEAQHLTRVHHRNLVSLIGYCKDKKHLALVYEYMQGGNLENRLRGLEYLHKACQPPLIHRDVKTTNILLSADLEAKISDFGLTKVFANDFDTHITTQPAGTLGYLDPEYYNTSRLSEKSDVYSFGVVLLELITGQPPAVPITSTDSIHIALWVRQKLSMGNIESIVDPRMGGEYDVNSVWKVAELALQCKERPSRERPTMTQVVMELKETLELDALHGMGYASSELSSTVNLSATSGDLHSDAQASEARQETMLELEQVGNISETQIGPAPR, encoded by the exons ATGCAAGTTGCCATGAAGATGCCGGCGGCCCTCCTCGTCCTGTGcctcgccgtctctcccgggCTCGTCGCCCATGGCCAGCTCGACACGCTGGGCTTCATCAGCATCGACTGCGGCATCGCGGAGGGCGCGGCTTACGCCGACCAGTCCACGCGCGGCCTGCGCTACGTCTCGGACGCCGGGTTCGCCGACGCGGCGGCCGGGCTCAACGCGGACGTCAACCCGCCCTACAACGTCAAGGGCATCGCCGACCGCTACCTCACCGCCCGCTACTTCcccaacgacgacggtggcgcgcgGAGGAGCTGCTACACGCTCCGGCCGGTGACCCCCGGCGGCAGGTACCTGGTGAGGGCCACCTTCTACTACGGCAACTACGACGCACTCAACAGGCCCCCCGTCTTCGACCTCCACCTAGGCGTCAACCACTGGGTCACCGTCAACGTCACCGCGCCCGGCGCCATCTACATCTTCGAGGCGGTCGTCGTGTCGCCGGCAGACTTCTTTCAG GTGTGCCTGGTGAACCGAGGCCTGGGCACACCGTTCATCTCCGGGCTTGATCTGAGGCCGCTCCAGGACGACATGTACCCGGAGGCCACCGTAAACCAGTCGCTGGCGCTGCTCAACTTCCGCCGGCCGACGGCGACATACAGCTTCAACCGGTACCACTTCTGGCGCCCGGCCAGTACATACCCTGTGTTcag GTACCCATTCGATCCATACGACCGGCTCTGGCAGGCCTATGGTGACATTGATGCATGGACCAACATAACAAGCTCAACACCCATCGACGTCTCCAACATCAGCAGCTTCCATACGTCATCCAAGATACTGTGGAGTGCCGCCACTCCAGTGAATGGAACCCTGATCGACTTCGCATGGAGCTTGGATTCCTCCATAAACAATGACAACACATCATACCTCCTGTTGCTGTACTTCGTAGAGGTGCAAAGGTTGCCAAGCAATGCAGTGAGGCGGTTTGATATCCTTGTCGACAACTCTACATGGAATGGCAGCCAGCGCTACAGCCCGAAGTACCTTTCTGCCGAGCTTGTGAAGAGGATGGTGCTGGGGTCAAGGCAACACACTGTCTCGCTGGTTGCCACACCAGATGCGACTCTTCCACCAATCCTGAATGCATTCGAGATATATTCAATGCTGCCAATGACTGAGCTCGCAACGAATGATGCAGATG CCAAGGCCATGATGGCAATTCGCACGAAATATGCATTGACGAAAAATTGGATGGGTGATCCTTGTGCACCGAAAGCATTTGCTTGGGATGGACTGAACTGCAGTTATTTTTCATCTGGCCCTGCATGGATTACAACTCT ACACTTGTCATCTAGTGGGTTGATCGGTGGAATCGATGCTTCATTAGGAGATCTAAAATCCCTCCAATACCT GGACCTGTCCAATAACAGTTTATCTGGTCCAGTACCTGATTTTCTAGCACAAATGCCATCACTCACATTCCT TGATTTGTCAAGCAACAAACTCAGTGGACCGGTTCCAGCTGTTCTACTACAAAAACATCAAAATGGATCTCTTGTATTAAG GATTGGTAACAATGCAAATATGTGTGACAATGGTGCTTCTACCTGTGAACCGAAGGACAAGAATGGCAAGAGAATACTTGCCATCGAAATAGTTGTCCCAATAGCAGTAGCGACACTACTATTTGTGGCAGCACTTCTTATCTTTCATAGACTGAAACATAAACAAG TTACATGGACAGCAAACAACTCAAGGCTTCCTAGCCCTCAAGAAAGGTCGACTGCGTTTGGAAACAGACAGTTCACCTACAAAGAGTTAAAGCTCATGACAGCTAACTTCAAAGAAGAAATAGGACGAGGAGGATTTGGTGCTGTATTCCTAGGATATCTGGAGAATGGAAGTCCGGTTGCTATCAAGATGTGTTCAAAAACATCTCAAGGGGATAAAGAATTTTCAGCTGAG GCTCAACACTTGACTAGAGTTCATCACAGAAACCTTGTTTCCTTGATTGGATATTGCAAAGACAAGAAACATCTAGCCCTTGTCTATGAATATATGCAAGGTGGAAACCTAGAGAACCGTCTAAGAG GATTGGAGTATCTACATAAGGCATGCCAACCACCACTGATCCATAGGGATGTGAAGACGACAAATATTCTGCTGTCTGCTGATCTAGAGGCGAAGATATCAGACTTCGGGCTCACGAAGGTGTTCGCCAATGATTTCGATACCCACATCACAACCCAACCAGCAGGTACCCTAGGGTATCTGGACCCTGAATACTATAACACATCCCGGCTCAGTGAGAAGAGTGACGTGTACAGCTTTGGAGTTGTGCTACTTGAGCTCATCACAGGCCAGCCACCAGCAGTCCCTATCACTAGCACAGATAGCATCCACATTGCACTTTGGGTGCGTCAGAAGCTCTCAATGGGTAACATCGAGAGCATTGTTGACCCAAGGATGGGAGGAGAGTATGATGTCAACTCTGTCTGGAAAGTTGCAGAATTGGCTCTGCAGTGCAAAGAGCGGCCATCGCGGGAACGACCAACAATGACTCAGGTTGTGATGGAGCTCAAGGAGACCTTAGAGCTGGATGCCCTGCATGGAATGGGATATGCCAGCTCAGAGCTGAGCAGCACAGTCAATCTCAGTGCAACTAGTGGTGACTTGCACAGTGATGCACAAGCAAGTGAAGCAAGACAGGAAACTATGCTTGAGTTGGAACAGGTTGGCAATATATCAGAAACTCAAATAGGTCCTGCGCCACGATGA
- the LOC136508619 gene encoding probable LRR receptor-like serine/threonine-protein kinase At1g51810 isoform X2, which produces MQVAMKMPAALLVLCLAVSPGLVAHGQLDTLGFISIDCGIAEGAAYADQSTRGLRYVSDAGFADAAAGLNADVNPPYNVKGIADRYLTARYFPNDDGGARRSCYTLRPVTPGGRYLVRATFYYGNYDALNRPPVFDLHLGVNHWVTVNVTAPGAIYIFEAVVVSPADFFQVCLVNRGLGTPFISGLDLRPLQDDMYPEATVNQSLALLNFRRPTATYSFNRYHFWRPASTYPVFRYPFDPYDRLWQAYGDIDAWTNITSSTPIDVSNISSFHTSSKILWSAATPVNGTLIDFAWSLDSSINNDNTSYLLLLYFVEVQRLPSNAVRRFDILVDNSTWNGSQRYSPKYLSAELVKRMVLGSRQHTVSLVATPDATLPPILNAFEIYSMLPMTELATNDADAKAMMAIRTKYALTKNWMGDPCAPKAFAWDGLNCSYFSSGPAWITTLHLSSSGLIGGIDASLGDLKSLQYLDLSNNSLSGPVPDFLAQMPSLTFLDLSSNKLSGPVPAVLLQKHQNGSLVLRIGNNANMCDNGASTCEPKDKNGKRILAIEIVVPIAVATLLFVAALLIFHRLKHKQVTWTANNSRLPSPQERSTAFGNRQFTYKELKLMTANFKEEIGRGGFGAVFLGYLENGSPVAIKMCSKTSQGDKEFSAEAQHLTRVHHRNLVSLIGYCKDKKHLALVYEYMQGGNLENRLRGQVSAITPLTWHQRLKIALHSAHGLEYLHKACQPPLIHRDVKTTNILLSADLEAKISDFGLTKVFANDFDTHITTQPAGTLGYLDPEYYNTSRLSEKSDVYSFGVVLLELITGQPPAVPITSTDSIHIALWVRQKLSMGNIESIVDPRMGGEYDVNSVWKVAELALQCKERPSRERPTMTQVVMELKETLELDALHGMGYASSELSSTVNLSATSGDLHSDAQASEARQETMLELEQVGNISETQIGPAPR; this is translated from the exons ATGCAAGTTGCCATGAAGATGCCGGCGGCCCTCCTCGTCCTGTGcctcgccgtctctcccgggCTCGTCGCCCATGGCCAGCTCGACACGCTGGGCTTCATCAGCATCGACTGCGGCATCGCGGAGGGCGCGGCTTACGCCGACCAGTCCACGCGCGGCCTGCGCTACGTCTCGGACGCCGGGTTCGCCGACGCGGCGGCCGGGCTCAACGCGGACGTCAACCCGCCCTACAACGTCAAGGGCATCGCCGACCGCTACCTCACCGCCCGCTACTTCcccaacgacgacggtggcgcgcgGAGGAGCTGCTACACGCTCCGGCCGGTGACCCCCGGCGGCAGGTACCTGGTGAGGGCCACCTTCTACTACGGCAACTACGACGCACTCAACAGGCCCCCCGTCTTCGACCTCCACCTAGGCGTCAACCACTGGGTCACCGTCAACGTCACCGCGCCCGGCGCCATCTACATCTTCGAGGCGGTCGTCGTGTCGCCGGCAGACTTCTTTCAG GTGTGCCTGGTGAACCGAGGCCTGGGCACACCGTTCATCTCCGGGCTTGATCTGAGGCCGCTCCAGGACGACATGTACCCGGAGGCCACCGTAAACCAGTCGCTGGCGCTGCTCAACTTCCGCCGGCCGACGGCGACATACAGCTTCAACCGGTACCACTTCTGGCGCCCGGCCAGTACATACCCTGTGTTcag GTACCCATTCGATCCATACGACCGGCTCTGGCAGGCCTATGGTGACATTGATGCATGGACCAACATAACAAGCTCAACACCCATCGACGTCTCCAACATCAGCAGCTTCCATACGTCATCCAAGATACTGTGGAGTGCCGCCACTCCAGTGAATGGAACCCTGATCGACTTCGCATGGAGCTTGGATTCCTCCATAAACAATGACAACACATCATACCTCCTGTTGCTGTACTTCGTAGAGGTGCAAAGGTTGCCAAGCAATGCAGTGAGGCGGTTTGATATCCTTGTCGACAACTCTACATGGAATGGCAGCCAGCGCTACAGCCCGAAGTACCTTTCTGCCGAGCTTGTGAAGAGGATGGTGCTGGGGTCAAGGCAACACACTGTCTCGCTGGTTGCCACACCAGATGCGACTCTTCCACCAATCCTGAATGCATTCGAGATATATTCAATGCTGCCAATGACTGAGCTCGCAACGAATGATGCAGATG CCAAGGCCATGATGGCAATTCGCACGAAATATGCATTGACGAAAAATTGGATGGGTGATCCTTGTGCACCGAAAGCATTTGCTTGGGATGGACTGAACTGCAGTTATTTTTCATCTGGCCCTGCATGGATTACAACTCT ACACTTGTCATCTAGTGGGTTGATCGGTGGAATCGATGCTTCATTAGGAGATCTAAAATCCCTCCAATACCT GGACCTGTCCAATAACAGTTTATCTGGTCCAGTACCTGATTTTCTAGCACAAATGCCATCACTCACATTCCT TGATTTGTCAAGCAACAAACTCAGTGGACCGGTTCCAGCTGTTCTACTACAAAAACATCAAAATGGATCTCTTGTATTAAG GATTGGTAACAATGCAAATATGTGTGACAATGGTGCTTCTACCTGTGAACCGAAGGACAAGAATGGCAAGAGAATACTTGCCATCGAAATAGTTGTCCCAATAGCAGTAGCGACACTACTATTTGTGGCAGCACTTCTTATCTTTCATAGACTGAAACATAAACAAG TTACATGGACAGCAAACAACTCAAGGCTTCCTAGCCCTCAAGAAAGGTCGACTGCGTTTGGAAACAGACAGTTCACCTACAAAGAGTTAAAGCTCATGACAGCTAACTTCAAAGAAGAAATAGGACGAGGAGGATTTGGTGCTGTATTCCTAGGATATCTGGAGAATGGAAGTCCGGTTGCTATCAAGATGTGTTCAAAAACATCTCAAGGGGATAAAGAATTTTCAGCTGAG GCTCAACACTTGACTAGAGTTCATCACAGAAACCTTGTTTCCTTGATTGGATATTGCAAAGACAAGAAACATCTAGCCCTTGTCTATGAATATATGCAAGGTGGAAACCTAGAGAACCGTCTAAGAG GCCAGGTCTCTGCTATTACACCCCTCACTTGGCATCAACGTCTGAAGATTGCTCTACACTCTGCCCATG GATTGGAGTATCTACATAAGGCATGCCAACCACCACTGATCCATAGGGATGTGAAGACGACAAATATTCTGCTGTCTGCTGATCTAGAGGCGAAGATATCAGACTTCGGGCTCACGAAGGTGTTCGCCAATGATTTCGATACCCACATCACAACCCAACCAGCAGGTACCCTAGGGTATCTGGACCCTGAATACTATAACACATCCCGGCTCAGTGAGAAGAGTGACGTGTACAGCTTTGGAGTTGTGCTACTTGAGCTCATCACAGGCCAGCCACCAGCAGTCCCTATCACTAGCACAGATAGCATCCACATTGCACTTTGGGTGCGTCAGAAGCTCTCAATGGGTAACATCGAGAGCATTGTTGACCCAAGGATGGGAGGAGAGTATGATGTCAACTCTGTCTGGAAAGTTGCAGAATTGGCTCTGCAGTGCAAAGAGCGGCCATCGCGGGAACGACCAACAATGACTCAGGTTGTGATGGAGCTCAAGGAGACCTTAGAGCTGGATGCCCTGCATGGAATGGGATATGCCAGCTCAGAGCTGAGCAGCACAGTCAATCTCAGTGCAACTAGTGGTGACTTGCACAGTGATGCACAAGCAAGTGAAGCAAGACAGGAAACTATGCTTGAGTTGGAACAGGTTGGCAATATATCAGAAACTCAAATAGGTCCTGCGCCACGATGA
- the LOC136508619 gene encoding probable LRR receptor-like serine/threonine-protein kinase At1g51810 isoform X1 — protein sequence MQVAMKMPAALLVLCLAVSPGLVAHGQLDTLGFISIDCGIAEGAAYADQSTRGLRYVSDAGFADAAAGLNADVNPPYNVKGIADRYLTARYFPNDDGGARRSCYTLRPVTPGGRYLVRATFYYGNYDALNRPPVFDLHLGVNHWVTVNVTAPGAIYIFEAVVVSPADFFQVCLVNRGLGTPFISGLDLRPLQDDMYPEATVNQSLALLNFRRPTATYSFNRYHFWRPASTYPVFRYPFDPYDRLWQAYGDIDAWTNITSSTPIDVSNISSFHTSSKILWSAATPVNGTLIDFAWSLDSSINNDNTSYLLLLYFVEVQRLPSNAVRRFDILVDNSTWNGSQRYSPKYLSAELVKRMVLGSRQHTVSLVATPDATLPPILNAFEIYSMLPMTELATNDADAKAMMAIRTKYALTKNWMGDPCAPKAFAWDGLNCSYFSSGPAWITTLHLSSSGLIGGIDASLGDLKSLQYLDLSNNSLSGPVPDFLAQMPSLTFLDLSSNKLSGPVPAVLLQKHQNGSLVLRIGNNANMCDNGASTCEPKDKNGKRILAIEIVVPIAVATLLFVAALLIFHRLKHKQVTWTANNSRLPSPQERSTAFGNRQFTYKELKLMTANFKEEIGRGGFGAVFLGYLENGSPVAIKMCSKTSQGDKEFSAEAQHLTRVHHRNLVSLIGYCKDKKHLALVYEYMQGGNLENRLRGMVVPLELISQVSAITPLTWHQRLKIALHSAHGLEYLHKACQPPLIHRDVKTTNILLSADLEAKISDFGLTKVFANDFDTHITTQPAGTLGYLDPEYYNTSRLSEKSDVYSFGVVLLELITGQPPAVPITSTDSIHIALWVRQKLSMGNIESIVDPRMGGEYDVNSVWKVAELALQCKERPSRERPTMTQVVMELKETLELDALHGMGYASSELSSTVNLSATSGDLHSDAQASEARQETMLELEQVGNISETQIGPAPR from the exons ATGCAAGTTGCCATGAAGATGCCGGCGGCCCTCCTCGTCCTGTGcctcgccgtctctcccgggCTCGTCGCCCATGGCCAGCTCGACACGCTGGGCTTCATCAGCATCGACTGCGGCATCGCGGAGGGCGCGGCTTACGCCGACCAGTCCACGCGCGGCCTGCGCTACGTCTCGGACGCCGGGTTCGCCGACGCGGCGGCCGGGCTCAACGCGGACGTCAACCCGCCCTACAACGTCAAGGGCATCGCCGACCGCTACCTCACCGCCCGCTACTTCcccaacgacgacggtggcgcgcgGAGGAGCTGCTACACGCTCCGGCCGGTGACCCCCGGCGGCAGGTACCTGGTGAGGGCCACCTTCTACTACGGCAACTACGACGCACTCAACAGGCCCCCCGTCTTCGACCTCCACCTAGGCGTCAACCACTGGGTCACCGTCAACGTCACCGCGCCCGGCGCCATCTACATCTTCGAGGCGGTCGTCGTGTCGCCGGCAGACTTCTTTCAG GTGTGCCTGGTGAACCGAGGCCTGGGCACACCGTTCATCTCCGGGCTTGATCTGAGGCCGCTCCAGGACGACATGTACCCGGAGGCCACCGTAAACCAGTCGCTGGCGCTGCTCAACTTCCGCCGGCCGACGGCGACATACAGCTTCAACCGGTACCACTTCTGGCGCCCGGCCAGTACATACCCTGTGTTcag GTACCCATTCGATCCATACGACCGGCTCTGGCAGGCCTATGGTGACATTGATGCATGGACCAACATAACAAGCTCAACACCCATCGACGTCTCCAACATCAGCAGCTTCCATACGTCATCCAAGATACTGTGGAGTGCCGCCACTCCAGTGAATGGAACCCTGATCGACTTCGCATGGAGCTTGGATTCCTCCATAAACAATGACAACACATCATACCTCCTGTTGCTGTACTTCGTAGAGGTGCAAAGGTTGCCAAGCAATGCAGTGAGGCGGTTTGATATCCTTGTCGACAACTCTACATGGAATGGCAGCCAGCGCTACAGCCCGAAGTACCTTTCTGCCGAGCTTGTGAAGAGGATGGTGCTGGGGTCAAGGCAACACACTGTCTCGCTGGTTGCCACACCAGATGCGACTCTTCCACCAATCCTGAATGCATTCGAGATATATTCAATGCTGCCAATGACTGAGCTCGCAACGAATGATGCAGATG CCAAGGCCATGATGGCAATTCGCACGAAATATGCATTGACGAAAAATTGGATGGGTGATCCTTGTGCACCGAAAGCATTTGCTTGGGATGGACTGAACTGCAGTTATTTTTCATCTGGCCCTGCATGGATTACAACTCT ACACTTGTCATCTAGTGGGTTGATCGGTGGAATCGATGCTTCATTAGGAGATCTAAAATCCCTCCAATACCT GGACCTGTCCAATAACAGTTTATCTGGTCCAGTACCTGATTTTCTAGCACAAATGCCATCACTCACATTCCT TGATTTGTCAAGCAACAAACTCAGTGGACCGGTTCCAGCTGTTCTACTACAAAAACATCAAAATGGATCTCTTGTATTAAG GATTGGTAACAATGCAAATATGTGTGACAATGGTGCTTCTACCTGTGAACCGAAGGACAAGAATGGCAAGAGAATACTTGCCATCGAAATAGTTGTCCCAATAGCAGTAGCGACACTACTATTTGTGGCAGCACTTCTTATCTTTCATAGACTGAAACATAAACAAG TTACATGGACAGCAAACAACTCAAGGCTTCCTAGCCCTCAAGAAAGGTCGACTGCGTTTGGAAACAGACAGTTCACCTACAAAGAGTTAAAGCTCATGACAGCTAACTTCAAAGAAGAAATAGGACGAGGAGGATTTGGTGCTGTATTCCTAGGATATCTGGAGAATGGAAGTCCGGTTGCTATCAAGATGTGTTCAAAAACATCTCAAGGGGATAAAGAATTTTCAGCTGAG GCTCAACACTTGACTAGAGTTCATCACAGAAACCTTGTTTCCTTGATTGGATATTGCAAAGACAAGAAACATCTAGCCCTTGTCTATGAATATATGCAAGGTGGAAACCTAGAGAACCGTCTAAGAGGTATGGTAGTACCTCTTGAGCTCATAA GCCAGGTCTCTGCTATTACACCCCTCACTTGGCATCAACGTCTGAAGATTGCTCTACACTCTGCCCATG GATTGGAGTATCTACATAAGGCATGCCAACCACCACTGATCCATAGGGATGTGAAGACGACAAATATTCTGCTGTCTGCTGATCTAGAGGCGAAGATATCAGACTTCGGGCTCACGAAGGTGTTCGCCAATGATTTCGATACCCACATCACAACCCAACCAGCAGGTACCCTAGGGTATCTGGACCCTGAATACTATAACACATCCCGGCTCAGTGAGAAGAGTGACGTGTACAGCTTTGGAGTTGTGCTACTTGAGCTCATCACAGGCCAGCCACCAGCAGTCCCTATCACTAGCACAGATAGCATCCACATTGCACTTTGGGTGCGTCAGAAGCTCTCAATGGGTAACATCGAGAGCATTGTTGACCCAAGGATGGGAGGAGAGTATGATGTCAACTCTGTCTGGAAAGTTGCAGAATTGGCTCTGCAGTGCAAAGAGCGGCCATCGCGGGAACGACCAACAATGACTCAGGTTGTGATGGAGCTCAAGGAGACCTTAGAGCTGGATGCCCTGCATGGAATGGGATATGCCAGCTCAGAGCTGAGCAGCACAGTCAATCTCAGTGCAACTAGTGGTGACTTGCACAGTGATGCACAAGCAAGTGAAGCAAGACAGGAAACTATGCTTGAGTTGGAACAGGTTGGCAATATATCAGAAACTCAAATAGGTCCTGCGCCACGATGA